The Halovivax ruber XH-70 genome includes the window GGCGTAGTCGTCACTCTCGTGCCTATCCCAACGTACCATCCACTCCGTCTCGTGACGAGCTTCGACGTACGTCACGTGGAAATCGCCGTTCGTGTACGACTGAATCTCGAGGTAGGTTCTCGAGACGAACTGTCGGGGATAATACTGCTCCTGAACGGTACAGACCACGGAATCCGGCCGGTTCGACGGAAAGACGGCCGTCTGAGAAACCCATCGTTCGTCGCCGAGGGTCGCCGCTACCTCCCGAAGCAGCGCTCGGTTCGGATCGCGTTTGGTTCGTCCACCCGTCACGGTCACGCGATACCTTCGTCGACCGAACGCTCCTCTTTCGCACGTCGTAGGTCACGGATTTCGGTCCGAACGGCTTTCCAGCCTTCCAGTTCGAGCCAGATCGTCTCGGAATCGTCGTACTCGAGCGGGTCCACGTCCGCCGGTTCGTCGACCTCGAATTCGTCCCGGTAATCAGCGTGTTCTGCGAGCAGAGAACGCAGTCTCTCGTTGGACTCTTCCTCGGAGAGGGAGGCAAGTCTGTCGAAACGGCGCCACTCGAAGTACGACTCGTTTCGTCGGTACGCCGCAGGGCCGTCCA containing:
- a CDS encoding DUF7342 family protein; amino-acid sequence: MSPPADKRGPPETDFSTELAERLDDAPTDDRVYRVALELVEPTRVATVADRADCSKTAARRHLDRLADIGLLTRVMDGPAAYRRNESYFEWRRFDRLASLSEEESNERLRSLLAEHADYRDEFEVDEPADVDPLEYDDSETIWLELEGWKAVRTEIRDLRRAKEERSVDEGIA